From Bacteroidota bacterium:
CTTGTTTGACGGGATTGCGGCCCACGCCGTGCTCCGAAAGGGGGCATCCGCCGCGGGCGCGCACCCAATCTCCGAGCTCCAGCAGGGCCTCATAACCAAGGCGCACCTCGGCGGCCGTGCGGGGCAAGCCGTTAGGATGCAGGTTGCCGTCGGAGACATGCCCCCAGATGGCCGCCTCTAGACCCCGTCGTGCAAAGGCCCGCTGACAGGCCCGATAGCAGTCCTCTAGCTCTGCTACAGGAACAATCAGGTCCCCGCCGATTTTGCGCACCTCGGGGTCCTGGGCGCGGCGGCGGCCGAGGAGTTCGTTGACCGTCTGGGGGGCGGCTTCTCGGAAGGCGACGAGCTCCGCGCTTCGGACCGGATCGTCGCTGAGCGCCCACTCGGCCGCTTCCACATCGGCCCCCGCGGCGACGATGACGTCCCATAGGCGTCCGAGGGGGTCGCGATCTCCCAAAGTCCCGGCAAGCCATCGCCCGTAGCGTTCGGCTAGCTCCTCCGTGTGCAGGCTCTCTGAGAGCTCCGCCTCCACCAGCACGGCGGCCTGAGCCCACGATGGCACCCGAAGCCGCCAGCGTTCGCTCTGGGGCCGCAGCAGCTTCAGGCAAGCGGCATCCAGTAACTCGATTGCGCGCACATCCGCGCCGGCTTCTCCGGATCGAGTCTTCAGGGCCAGGTCGCGCAGCGAGGCCGAGAGCCGAAAAGCCTGCGCCGTGGAGCGCAAAAACAGCAGCCCCGTTAGCACCGAGGGCGGAAGCGATACGACCCGCACCACGAGGCCCGTGATCACGCCCAGCGTGCCCTCGGAGCCGATAAAGAGGTCCACGAGGTCCAGCGGATCGGACCCGTAATATCCGGCCGAGATTTTCTTAAGCGGCGGGGTCTGGTATGTGGGCACGGGGACTTCAAGGCGGGATCCGCAGGAGAGCGTGATCTCGAAACGCTGACCCGGCCGGGCCACGGCTTGGCCCCGCCACAGCTCAAGCAGGTCGCCGTTATACAAGATCACGCGCAGGCCCTCGATCCAATCCCGGGTAGAGCCGTACTTAAAGGTGGCGGCCCCGCCGGCGTTCGTGGCGGCCGTGCCCCCCAGGCAGGCCTCCTGGTAAGTGGGCACGGGGGGATAGTACCAGCCGCGCTCTGCAAGGTGCTCCTGCAGCTGGCGCAACCGGACCCCGGGCTCGACGAACAAGCGCGCCTCCGTGGCGCTTACGCGCTCCAAGCGTCCGATCGCGCTCAGGCGCTCCACGGAGAGGATAACCTCCCCCTGCGGCACGGCCCCGCCCGTAAGGGAGCTGCGCCCCGCCTGGGGCAGCACGGGAACGGGAAGCCGCCTTGAGCCAGGTACGGGCTTCTGGAGTGTGCCTCTTAAGAAAGCCGCCACCTCGGCCTCCGAGGCGGGCCGCACCAGTCCCAAAGCCCAGGCCGGACCGAAGCCCGAGGCGTCCGCCAAGTAGGCCCCTATGCGGTCCGGATCCCGCACCAGGTCAGGCGGAGGGATCTCAGACGGGGCAGCGGTTTGCAAAGGGTTCATTCGGCGATCAGATATACGCGCAGGGCTAGATCTCCCGGCAGTATGCGATCCAAGGCCTCCAGTCCCGTCAGAACGCGTCCGAAAGCGGTGTAGCGGCCGTCCAAATGCGGCTGAGCGCTGTGGCAGATAAAGTACTGACTGCCCTCGGTGTCCTTGCCCGCGCTGGCCATGCCCACGGTGCCGCGTTCGAAGCGCAGCCGTCCGAATTCGCTGCGAATCGCGTAGTCCGGTCCGCCCCATCCGTCGCCGCGCCGGAAATCGCCACCTTGCACGACGAAGTTTGAGACCACGCGATGAAACGGCACCCCGTCAAGGCGACCAGAGCGAGCCAGTTGAAGGAAATTCCACACCGTAAAAGGCGCCTGATCCGGATAGAGCTCTACGATCAACTCGCCGCGTGGGGTCTTGATCGCGACCCGGGGTCTGCGGCCGAGCAGGGGAAAGACCTCCTCGGCTTGATATACCGGACTCAGAGGCGATGGGCGAGGCGCTGAGACAGCCCGGCCCGTTAGGGCAGCGATGCCGGAAGCGGCTAGGTGTGCGATCACGGGGCTAGGATCCCGGCTAAGCGGTTCCAAGACCGAGACAGCCTCAGGCGCTCGCAGACGCACAAGCGCCCGGATCAGGGCCTCCATGGGCTCTACGTCCTGTGGGGTTTTTAGGCTCTCTAGCAGGCGCAGGAGTTCAGGCACGAGCCTACGACCCAGTAGGGTATCGGAAGCTGCGGCCTGCGCGGCCAGGGTCATAAGGGCGAGATCCCGGGAAAGAAGCGCCTCGCGGTAAAGCTCCAAGGCCTGGGGCGCAGGTAGCCAGCCCGCCTCGCGTTGTCGGCGTAGGGCCGTAAAGAGGGCGTTGCGCACCACGGCCGATCCGGAGGCGCGAAGCTGGATCCGCCAGGATCGCAATAGCCGGGTGCGGGCCTCCGGATGCTCGATGCGGCTTAAGGCCTCAGCTAGG
This genomic window contains:
- a CDS encoding FAD-binding oxidoreductase is translated as MNPLQTAAPSEIPPPDLVRDPDRIGAYLADASGFGPAWALGLVRPASEAEVAAFLRGTLQKPVPGSRRLPVPVLPQAGRSSLTGGAVPQGEVILSVERLSAIGRLERVSATEARLFVEPGVRLRQLQEHLAERGWYYPPVPTYQEACLGGTAATNAGGAATFKYGSTRDWIEGLRVILYNGDLLELWRGQAVARPGQRFEITLSCGSRLEVPVPTYQTPPLKKISAGYYGSDPLDLVDLFIGSEGTLGVITGLVVRVVSLPPSVLTGLLFLRSTAQAFRLSASLRDLALKTRSGEAGADVRAIELLDAACLKLLRPQSERWRLRVPSWAQAAVLVEAELSESLHTEELAERYGRWLAGTLGDRDPLGRLWDVIVAAGADVEAAEWALSDDPVRSAELVAFREAAPQTVNELLGRRRAQDPEVRKIGGDLIVPVAELEDCYRACQRAFARRGLEAAIWGHVSDGNLHPNGLPRTAAEVRLGYEALLELGDWVRARGGCPLSEHGVGRNPVKQALLARFWGPDALAQMWAVKRALDPFERLAPGVLLPPLEPA